One genomic window of Burkholderia diffusa includes the following:
- a CDS encoding ParA family protein — MTVIVVANPKGGVGKSTLSTNLAGYFAAQGAWVALADLDRQQSAHAWLDLRPAGLPAIEAWELDPDAPSKPPRGLEYAVIDTPAGLHGNRLNVALQLADKVIVPLQPSMFDILATQQFLERLAGEKAVRKGSVEVGIVGMRVDARTRSSDQLHRFVEGLGLPVLGYVRDTQNYVQIAAHGLTLWDVAKSRVEKDLEQWRPIVEWAERRAPKAEKAAKAS; from the coding sequence ATGACGGTCATCGTGGTGGCGAATCCGAAGGGCGGCGTGGGGAAAAGCACGCTGTCCACCAATCTTGCCGGCTATTTCGCGGCGCAGGGCGCATGGGTCGCGCTCGCCGATCTCGACCGGCAGCAGTCCGCGCATGCGTGGCTCGACCTGCGGCCGGCCGGGCTGCCGGCGATCGAGGCGTGGGAGCTCGATCCGGACGCGCCGTCGAAGCCGCCGCGCGGCCTCGAATATGCGGTGATCGACACGCCTGCCGGCCTGCATGGCAACCGGCTCAACGTCGCGCTGCAGCTCGCCGACAAGGTGATCGTGCCGCTGCAGCCGTCGATGTTCGATATTCTCGCGACCCAGCAGTTTCTGGAGCGCCTCGCTGGCGAGAAGGCCGTGCGCAAGGGCAGCGTGGAGGTCGGGATCGTCGGGATGCGGGTCGACGCGCGCACGCGTTCGTCCGACCAGCTGCACCGTTTCGTCGAAGGGCTCGGGCTGCCGGTGCTCGGCTATGTGCGCGACACGCAGAATTACGTGCAGATCGCCGCGCACGGCCTGACGCTGTGGGATGTCGCGAAAAGCCGCGTCGAGAAGGATCTCGAACAGTGGCGGCCGATCGTCGAATGGGCCGAGCGTCGCGCGCCGAAAGCGGAGAAGGCCGCCAAGGCGTCTTGA
- a CDS encoding DoxX family protein gives MNPNRLNDLGAALLRVALGVLYLAHVAQKVFVFTLPGTAQFFASIGLPGWLAYVTTFVELAGGLALLAGFRVRVAALVLLPFMLGAVSAHLPNGWSFASPNGGWEYPAFWAVTLAVQALLGGGAFALGAPRATTRTA, from the coding sequence ATGAACCCCAATCGCCTGAACGATCTCGGCGCGGCGCTGCTGCGTGTCGCACTCGGTGTGCTGTATCTCGCGCACGTTGCGCAGAAAGTGTTCGTCTTCACGCTGCCCGGCACCGCGCAGTTCTTCGCGTCGATCGGCCTGCCGGGCTGGCTCGCGTATGTGACGACGTTCGTCGAGCTGGCCGGCGGCCTTGCGCTGCTCGCAGGCTTTCGCGTGCGTGTCGCCGCGCTGGTGCTGCTGCCGTTCATGCTCGGCGCGGTGTCCGCGCATCTGCCCAACGGCTGGAGCTTCGCGTCGCCGAATGGCGGCTGGGAATACCCGGCGTTCTGGGCCGTCACGCTGGCCGTGCAGGCGCTGCTGGGCGGCGGCGCATTCGCGCTCGGCGCACCGCGCGCCACGACGCGAACCGCATGA
- a CDS encoding cobyric acid synthase has protein sequence MNAPEPQPRGTLMIQGTTSDAGKSTLVAGLCRLARRAGARVAPFKPQNMALNSAVTADGGEIGRAQALQALAAGVAPHTDFNPVLLKPTSDRGAQVIIHGKARMNLDARAYHDYKPVAFDAVLESYARLRAGYDTVLVEGAGSPAEINLREGDIANMGFAERVDCPVVLVADIDRGGVFAHLVGTLACLSDSERARVRGFVINRFRGDIKLLEPGLDWLRAQTGKPVFGVLPYLHGLTLDAEDMLPSQARSAAARADAGVLRVVVPALPRISNHTDFDPLRAHPQVEFTYWKSGPVPDADLLILPGSKSVQRDLAWLRDTGWDALIRRHLRYGGKVIGICGGMQMLGRTLDDPLGLEGRPGSVPGLGLLDFDTTLQPDKTLKNVTGHLALPGAAAVHGYEIHMGDTRGPALAAPALELAAADGPGGVRMDGARSADGQILATYVHGLFDAPDACAALLAWAGLDGAERIDYPALREASLERLADSFAEHLDLRALYAEFR, from the coding sequence ATGAACGCACCCGAACCGCAGCCGCGCGGCACGTTGATGATCCAGGGCACGACGTCCGACGCGGGCAAGAGCACGCTCGTCGCGGGCCTGTGCCGCCTCGCGCGCCGCGCGGGCGCGCGTGTCGCGCCGTTCAAGCCGCAGAACATGGCGCTGAACAGCGCGGTGACGGCCGATGGCGGCGAGATCGGCCGCGCGCAGGCGTTGCAGGCGCTCGCCGCGGGCGTCGCGCCGCATACCGATTTCAACCCGGTGCTGCTGAAGCCGACGAGCGATCGCGGCGCGCAGGTGATCATCCACGGCAAGGCGCGCATGAACCTCGATGCGCGGGCGTACCACGACTACAAGCCGGTCGCATTCGACGCGGTGCTCGAGTCGTACGCGCGGCTGCGTGCCGGCTACGACACGGTGCTCGTCGAAGGCGCGGGCAGCCCGGCCGAGATCAACCTGCGCGAAGGCGACATCGCGAACATGGGCTTCGCGGAACGCGTGGACTGCCCGGTCGTGCTGGTCGCGGACATCGACCGCGGCGGCGTGTTCGCGCACCTGGTCGGCACGCTCGCGTGCCTGTCGGACAGCGAGCGTGCGCGCGTGCGAGGCTTCGTCATCAACCGCTTTCGCGGCGACATCAAGCTGCTCGAACCGGGCCTCGACTGGCTGCGCGCGCAGACGGGCAAGCCGGTGTTCGGCGTGCTGCCGTACCTGCACGGATTGACGCTCGATGCCGAGGACATGCTGCCGTCGCAGGCGCGCAGCGCCGCCGCACGCGCCGACGCCGGCGTGCTGCGGGTGGTGGTGCCCGCGCTGCCGCGGATCAGCAACCATACCGATTTCGATCCGCTGCGCGCGCATCCGCAGGTCGAGTTCACGTACTGGAAGAGCGGCCCGGTGCCCGATGCCGACCTGCTGATCCTGCCCGGCTCCAAGAGCGTGCAGCGCGATCTCGCGTGGTTGCGCGACACGGGCTGGGACGCGCTGATCCGCCGGCACCTGCGCTATGGCGGCAAGGTGATCGGCATCTGCGGCGGGATGCAGATGCTCGGCCGCACGCTGGATGATCCGCTCGGCCTCGAAGGCAGGCCCGGCAGCGTGCCGGGGCTCGGGCTGCTCGATTTCGACACGACGCTGCAGCCGGACAAGACGCTGAAGAACGTGACCGGGCATCTCGCGCTGCCGGGCGCGGCCGCCGTGCATGGCTACGAGATCCACATGGGCGACACGCGCGGACCCGCGCTCGCGGCGCCCGCGCTTGAACTGGCGGCGGCCGATGGGCCGGGCGGCGTGCGCATGGACGGCGCAAGGTCGGCCGACGGGCAGATTCTCGCGACCTACGTGCACGGGCTGTTCGACGCGCCCGACGCGTGTGCGGCACTCCTCGCATGGGCGGGGCTCGACGGCGCGGAGCGCATCGACTACCCGGCGCTGCGCGAGGCGTCGCTGGAGCGGCTGGCCGATTCGTTCGCCGAGCATCTCGACCTGCGCGCGCTGTACGCCGAGTTCCGCTGA
- the cobU gene encoding bifunctional adenosylcobinamide kinase/adenosylcobinamide-phosphate guanylyltransferase — protein sequence MIPHDITFVLGGARSGKSAHAERLAADSGRPVTYIATAASSAADAEFERRIAHHRARRPADWGFADAPVDLAGTLARLDDPRACLLVDCLTLWLTNLLCPLDGEPLDDAQYATQVERLEHALRGARAKVIVVSNEIGLGVVPLGSVTRRYVDELGRLNQRIAALATRVTMLVAGLPLELKGGAPSC from the coding sequence ATGATTCCGCACGACATCACCTTCGTCCTCGGCGGCGCGCGTTCGGGCAAGAGCGCGCACGCCGAGCGGCTCGCCGCCGACAGCGGCCGCCCCGTCACCTATATTGCGACCGCGGCCTCGTCGGCCGCCGATGCCGAATTCGAACGGCGCATCGCGCATCATCGCGCGCGCCGGCCGGCTGACTGGGGCTTCGCCGATGCGCCCGTCGACCTCGCCGGCACGCTCGCGCGCCTCGACGATCCGCGCGCGTGCCTGCTCGTCGACTGCCTGACGCTGTGGCTCACGAACCTGCTGTGCCCGCTCGATGGCGAACCGCTCGACGATGCGCAGTATGCGACGCAGGTCGAGCGGCTCGAGCACGCGTTGCGCGGTGCGCGCGCGAAGGTGATCGTCGTCAGCAACGAAATCGGGCTCGGCGTCGTGCCGCTCGGGTCGGTCACGCGCCGCTACGTCGACGAACTCGGGCGTCTGAACCAGCGCATTGCCGCGCTCGCGACGCGCGTGACGATGCTGGTCGCCGGGCTGCCGCTCGAACTGAAGGGCGGAGCGCCGTCATGCTGA
- the cbiB gene encoding adenosylcobinamide-phosphate synthase CbiB: MLMLSLPVVAMLAVAAAIVDRVVGEPAGWHPLVAFGRLAARIEGALNTGRRGRVIGVAAWLAAVAPPVAVAAWLAAVLPWPLAAVLHVALLWFALGAKSLAEHVAPIAAALLRHDLDAARALTARIVSRDTSEADEGALSRAAVESALENGNDAIFGALFWFVVAGGPGALLFRLANTLDAMWGYRTPRFLTFGWAAARIDDALNWIPARLTAASYALLGDTAAAWRCWRTQAHHWDSPNAGPVMASGAGSLNVQLGGPAVYHGEIEDRPALGTGAPATAAHVVAALSLVTRTLALWLALLVASGALILATHHV, translated from the coding sequence ATGCTGATGCTGTCGCTGCCGGTCGTCGCGATGCTTGCGGTCGCGGCCGCGATCGTCGATCGCGTCGTCGGCGAGCCGGCCGGCTGGCATCCGCTCGTCGCGTTCGGCCGGCTCGCCGCGCGCATCGAAGGCGCGTTGAACACGGGCCGGCGCGGCCGCGTGATCGGCGTCGCCGCTTGGCTCGCGGCGGTGGCGCCGCCGGTGGCCGTCGCCGCATGGCTCGCGGCCGTGCTGCCATGGCCGCTCGCAGCCGTGCTGCACGTCGCGTTGCTGTGGTTCGCGCTCGGCGCGAAGAGCCTCGCCGAGCATGTGGCACCGATCGCCGCTGCGCTGCTGCGGCACGACCTCGACGCCGCGCGCGCGCTGACCGCGCGGATCGTGTCGCGCGACACGAGCGAGGCCGACGAAGGCGCGCTGTCGCGCGCCGCAGTCGAATCGGCGCTCGAGAACGGCAACGACGCGATCTTCGGCGCGCTCTTCTGGTTCGTCGTCGCAGGCGGCCCCGGCGCGCTGCTGTTCCGGCTCGCGAACACGCTCGACGCGATGTGGGGTTACCGCACGCCGCGCTTCCTGACGTTCGGCTGGGCCGCCGCGCGCATCGACGACGCGCTGAACTGGATTCCCGCGCGCCTCACCGCCGCGAGCTACGCGCTGCTCGGCGACACGGCCGCCGCATGGCGCTGCTGGCGCACGCAGGCGCACCACTGGGACAGCCCGAACGCGGGCCCCGTGATGGCCTCCGGCGCCGGCAGCCTGAACGTGCAACTCGGCGGCCCGGCCGTCTATCACGGCGAAATCGAAGACCGTCCCGCGCTCGGCACCGGCGCACCGGCGACGGCCGCGCACGTCGTCGCCGCGCTGTCGCTCGTCACGCGCACGCTTGCGCTGTGGCTCGCGCTGCTCGTCGCGAGCGGCGCACTCATCCTCGCTACCCATCATGTCTGA